A DNA window from Novosphingobium sp. RL4 contains the following coding sequences:
- a CDS encoding acyltransferase codes for MTDASAIAPPLNRTAAGEPDRTTGTAPGKKAGANFNPTVHGLRGVAAFMVFLAHVLGGVGENVYSADPGYLAATTAPWNFGRWGVWLFFVISGYVILPSVMRYTPREFALRRFFRLYPLFLAFSLLFIAVNAASNAFPDLNRIGTIIPALFMVNLLTHTEQLTPNAWSLSYEVLFYAMACLTVHAAIRRRDRVMTVLLVLCSAWLVSRFPAMAFFLAGIGVRLLDDRHIHLPRAWRPLFEIIAFAGCLVFGSVQHYDFGLRDVDNPLAYGTFLFTAAYFYMAIAPGSLTSRLLDRPSIFYLGTVSYSLYLAHPYTYFATRQLFVHMGWFGPNWPLSLVLFLAAAIPVTLLFTHFVYRALERYPYRWFFHERVFHR; via the coding sequence ATGACCGACGCTTCCGCCATTGCCCCGCCGCTGAACCGCACGGCCGCCGGGGAACCGGACCGCACCACCGGCACGGCGCCCGGCAAGAAGGCCGGGGCGAACTTCAATCCCACCGTCCACGGCCTGCGCGGCGTGGCCGCGTTCATGGTGTTCCTTGCCCATGTGCTCGGCGGGGTCGGCGAGAACGTCTATTCCGCCGATCCCGGCTATCTGGCCGCGACGACCGCGCCCTGGAATTTCGGACGCTGGGGCGTGTGGCTGTTCTTCGTGATCAGCGGCTACGTGATCCTGCCCAGCGTGATGCGCTACACCCCGCGCGAGTTCGCGCTGCGGCGGTTCTTCCGGCTCTATCCGCTGTTCCTCGCCTTCTCGCTCCTGTTCATCGCGGTCAACGCCGCCAGCAACGCCTTTCCCGACCTGAACAGGATCGGCACGATCATTCCCGCCCTGTTCATGGTGAACCTGCTGACCCATACCGAGCAGCTCACCCCGAACGCCTGGAGCCTGAGCTACGAAGTGCTGTTCTATGCCATGGCCTGCCTTACCGTGCATGCCGCGATCCGGCGGCGGGACCGGGTCATGACGGTGCTGCTGGTCCTGTGTTCGGCATGGCTGGTGAGCCGTTTCCCGGCCATGGCGTTCTTCCTGGCCGGGATCGGCGTGCGCCTGCTGGACGACCGGCATATCCACCTGCCCCGCGCCTGGCGCCCGCTGTTCGAGATCATCGCCTTCGCCGGATGCCTGGTGTTCGGATCGGTGCAGCACTACGACTTCGGCCTCAGGGACGTTGACAATCCGCTCGCCTACGGCACATTCCTGTTCACCGCCGCCTACTTCTACATGGCGATCGCGCCCGGCAGCCTGACCTCGCGCCTGCTGGATCGTCCCTCGATCTTCTACCTCGGCACGGTGAGCTACAGCCTCTACCTCGCCCATCCCTATACCTATTTCGCCACCCGGCAGCTCTTCGTCCACATGGGGTGGTTCGGGCCGAACTGGCCGCTGTCGCTGGTGTTGTTCTTGGCCGCGGCGATCCCGGTGACGCTGCTCTTCACCCATTTCGTCTACCGCGCGCTGGAGCGCTATCCCTACCGCTGGTTCTTCCACGAAAGGGTGTTCCACCGCTGA
- a CDS encoding DMT family transporter, translated as MVVRRLAARSSSSDFAPLAAVAAAMVSICWGASVAKTLFPLIGPAGTTALRLSLAAVILCCVFRVWRLPFDRTILRAALPYGVALGCMNMLFYFAIQRIPLGIALATEFTGPLAVATFASRRRVDLAWIALAAAGLCLLLPLDFSRDAVDPVGVLLALGAGVFWGAYILMGKRAGEALGAAAPAYGMTIAALVALPFGVAQAGATLLQPHVLAVALVVAIFSSAIPYSLEMFALRRLPTKSFGVLTSGEPAVGALAGALLLGEMLPFAKWIGIAAIVGATIGTTLTARPDGDDDTKAVGREG; from the coding sequence ATGGTCGTCCGCCGTCTCGCCGCCAGATCTTCTTCCAGCGACTTTGCACCGCTTGCCGCGGTGGCGGCGGCGATGGTCTCGATCTGCTGGGGCGCCTCGGTGGCCAAGACGCTGTTCCCGCTGATCGGCCCCGCCGGAACGACGGCGCTGCGCCTTTCGCTCGCCGCCGTGATTCTGTGCTGCGTGTTCCGCGTCTGGCGCCTGCCGTTCGACCGGACGATCCTGCGCGCGGCCCTGCCTTACGGCGTGGCGCTGGGCTGCATGAACATGCTGTTCTATTTCGCGATCCAGCGCATTCCCCTCGGCATCGCGCTTGCCACCGAGTTCACCGGCCCGCTCGCAGTGGCCACTTTCGCCTCGCGCCGACGGGTCGATCTGGCGTGGATCGCGCTGGCGGCAGCGGGTCTCTGCCTGCTCCTGCCCCTCGATTTCTCGCGCGATGCGGTCGATCCGGTCGGCGTGCTGCTGGCGCTCGGCGCTGGCGTGTTCTGGGGTGCCTACATCCTGATGGGCAAGCGCGCGGGCGAGGCGCTGGGCGCGGCCGCACCGGCCTACGGCATGACCATCGCCGCCCTGGTCGCCCTGCCGTTCGGCGTGGCGCAGGCAGGCGCGACCTTGCTCCAGCCGCATGTCCTTGCCGTCGCGCTGGTGGTTGCGATCTTTTCCAGCGCGATCCCCTATTCGCTGGAAATGTTCGCGCTGCGCCGCCTGCCGACCAAGAGCTTCGGCGTGCTGACCAGCGGCGAACCGGCCGTGGGCGCGCTGGCGGGCGCGCTGCTGCTGGGCGAGATGCTGCCTTTTGCCAAGTGGATCGGGATCGCCGCCATCGTTGGCGCCACCATCGGCACCACGCTGACCGCGCGCCCCGATGGCGATGATGATACGAAAGCTGTCGGTAGAGAGGGCTGA
- a CDS encoding arylsulfatase, which produces MKQFADFRRGIGRAALALALVAAAAPMAHAQSGGGDAGHPNILIIYPDDVGWSNVSAYGNGVMGYTTPNIDRLAREGAMFTEHYSQPSSTAGRASLITGQYPIRSGMTSVGLPGSPLGLKAGSPTLAELLKEQGYATGQFGKNHLGDSNSSLPTVHGFDEFYGNLYHLNAEETPEQRDYPKDAAFKTRYGPRGVLHSWATGTDDQTVDPRFGKVGKQKIQDTGALTIERMKNIDQNFIDASLDFVKRAKDSGKPWFVWLNPSRMHLFQHLTDQNQYLAQDATMSDDIYGSGMIEHDMQVGAMLEKLRAMGALENTIVIWSTDNGPSHNARTYGGTTPFRGEKMTTYEGGVRVPFIAWWPGHIPAGQVKQGIQANMDVFTTLAAAAGIQDPVGRVLKEKNQVIDGVNNLDWWEGKSDHSNRNNYIYYEGNEIRAVRLNQWKMHFATSEGFFDAWKELKFPMVMNIHFDPYETFDTVTDLTYGNERKQWLMGPIQDLLAAHIKSLTEHPPLQIAPSFNLSKMTEKLQTVSN; this is translated from the coding sequence ATGAAGCAATTCGCCGACTTCCGCAGAGGCATCGGACGCGCAGCACTGGCGCTCGCACTGGTCGCGGCAGCCGCCCCTATGGCACATGCCCAGTCGGGCGGCGGCGATGCCGGCCACCCCAATATCCTCATCATCTACCCCGACGATGTCGGCTGGTCGAACGTTAGCGCCTACGGCAACGGCGTGATGGGCTATACCACGCCCAATATCGATCGGCTGGCCAGGGAAGGGGCAATGTTCACCGAACATTACAGCCAGCCATCCTCAACCGCCGGCCGCGCATCGCTGATTACGGGGCAATATCCTATCCGCTCCGGCATGACCTCGGTCGGCCTTCCGGGATCGCCGCTCGGGCTGAAGGCCGGATCGCCCACCCTGGCCGAATTGCTGAAGGAACAGGGCTACGCCACCGGGCAATTCGGTAAGAATCATCTCGGCGACAGCAATTCCTCCCTGCCCACGGTCCACGGATTCGACGAATTCTACGGCAACCTCTACCACCTGAACGCCGAGGAAACGCCCGAACAGCGGGATTATCCCAAGGACGCTGCCTTCAAGACCAGGTACGGCCCCCGCGGCGTGCTTCACAGTTGGGCCACCGGCACCGATGACCAGACCGTCGACCCGCGCTTCGGCAAGGTCGGCAAGCAGAAGATCCAGGATACCGGCGCGCTTACGATCGAGCGCATGAAAAACATCGACCAGAACTTCATCGATGCCAGCCTCGATTTCGTGAAACGCGCAAAGGATTCGGGCAAGCCCTGGTTCGTCTGGCTCAATCCCAGCAGGATGCACTTGTTCCAGCATCTTACCGACCAGAACCAATATCTGGCGCAGGATGCCACCATGTCCGACGACATCTACGGATCGGGCATGATCGAGCATGACATGCAGGTCGGCGCGATGCTCGAAAAGCTGAGAGCGATGGGTGCGCTGGAAAACACCATCGTCATCTGGTCCACCGACAACGGCCCCTCGCATAACGCCCGCACTTACGGTGGCACCACACCTTTCCGGGGTGAGAAGATGACCACTTACGAAGGCGGCGTCCGCGTGCCGTTCATCGCCTGGTGGCCGGGCCACATCCCCGCCGGCCAGGTGAAGCAGGGCATCCAGGCCAACATGGATGTCTTCACCACGCTTGCCGCCGCCGCCGGCATCCAGGACCCCGTCGGGCGCGTCCTGAAGGAAAAGAACCAGGTGATCGACGGGGTGAACAACCTCGACTGGTGGGAAGGCAAGTCGGACCATTCCAACCGCAACAATTACATCTACTACGAAGGGAATGAGATCAGGGCCGTCCGCCTGAACCAGTGGAAGATGCACTTCGCGACTTCGGAAGGGTTCTTCGATGCCTGGAAGGAACTCAAGTTCCCGATGGTCATGAACATTCACTTCGATCCGTACGAAACGTTCGATACGGTCACTGATCTGACTTATGGAAACGAACGCAAGCAGTGGCTCATGGGGCCGATCCAGGATCTGCTAGCAGCCCATATAAAGTCACTGACCGAACATCCGCCGCTGCAGATCGCCCCTTCGTTCAATCTTTCGAAGATGACGGAAAAGCTCCAGACCGTCTCGAATTGA
- a CDS encoding low affinity iron permease family protein, which yields MRKTFTVFANAVAGAAGKAQTFIIALLIVVVWAFSGPVFKWSDTWQLVINTGTTIVTFLMVFLIQNSQNRDAAAFQAKLDELLRAVETARDDFIGIEHLSVEEIESLRRMLEEQTGECKDGHKAHASVERLLSRY from the coding sequence ATGCGCAAGACTTTCACCGTTTTCGCCAACGCCGTCGCCGGAGCCGCGGGCAAGGCGCAGACTTTCATCATCGCGCTGCTGATCGTGGTTGTCTGGGCCTTTTCCGGCCCGGTCTTCAAATGGTCCGACACCTGGCAGCTGGTCATCAATACCGGCACCACCATCGTCACCTTCCTCATGGTCTTCCTCATCCAGAACAGCCAGAACCGCGATGCCGCCGCCTTCCAGGCCAAGCTCGACGAACTCCTGCGCGCGGTCGAAACAGCGCGGGACGATTTCATCGGCATCGAACACCTCAGCGTGGAGGAAATCGAAAGCCTGCGAAGGATGCTGGAAGAGCAGACCGGTGAGTGCAAGGACGGGCACAAGGCCCATGCCAGCGTCGAAAGGTTGCTCAGCCGTTATTGA
- a CDS encoding SDR family NAD(P)-dependent oxidoreductase, which translates to MNSIASAQSPILVTGAAGFIGHATAHRLLERGEQVIGLDVMNDYYDPALKEARLASFEGMAGFEFHRIDVADAAAVAALVRGRGVRRVVHLAAQAGVRYSIENPFAYQHSNLAGHLSVLEACRHAPGFEHLVYASSSSVYGDRPLAGAGFSEDDPAVAPVSLYAATKRSCELMSEAYASLYALPQTGLRFFTVYGPWGRPDMAYFGFTRKILAGEPIEVYGEGRMARDFTYIDDIVDGILGALDNDAAGHRVLNIGDSRPVGLMDMIEALETALGRKAEKVMRPMQPGDVTATFADVSKLHAICGYHPRVMLEEGLQRFADWYREFHAVEPAGTEAR; encoded by the coding sequence TTGAACTCCATCGCTTCTGCCCAAAGTCCGATCCTGGTAACCGGGGCCGCCGGCTTCATCGGCCACGCCACCGCGCATCGCCTGCTCGAACGCGGGGAACAGGTGATCGGGCTGGATGTGATGAACGATTATTACGACCCGGCGCTCAAGGAAGCCCGGCTGGCCTCGTTCGAGGGGATGGCCGGCTTCGAATTCCACCGGATCGACGTGGCCGACGCGGCGGCGGTGGCTGCGCTCGTGCGGGGGCGGGGGGTGCGCCGGGTGGTCCATCTCGCCGCGCAGGCCGGGGTGCGCTACAGCATCGAGAACCCCTTCGCCTACCAGCACTCCAACCTGGCCGGCCATCTCTCGGTGCTGGAGGCCTGCCGCCATGCTCCCGGCTTCGAGCATCTCGTCTATGCTTCCTCCAGCTCGGTCTACGGCGACCGTCCGCTGGCAGGGGCAGGCTTTTCCGAGGATGATCCGGCCGTGGCGCCCGTCTCGCTCTACGCCGCCACAAAGCGTTCGTGCGAACTGATGAGCGAGGCCTATGCCAGCCTTTACGCCCTGCCGCAGACCGGGCTGCGCTTCTTCACCGTCTACGGGCCGTGGGGAAGGCCTGACATGGCCTACTTCGGCTTCACCCGGAAGATCCTGGCCGGGGAGCCGATCGAGGTCTACGGCGAAGGCCGCATGGCGCGCGACTTCACCTATATCGACGATATCGTCGACGGCATTCTTGGCGCGCTCGACAATGATGCCGCGGGGCACCGCGTGCTCAACATCGGCGACAGCCGCCCGGTCGGGCTGATGGACATGATCGAGGCGCTCGAAACCGCGCTCGGCCGGAAGGCGGAGAAAGTGATGCGGCCGATGCAGCCTGGAGACGTGACCGCGACCTTCGCCGACGTGAGCAAGCTCCACGCGATCTGCGGCTATCATCCCCGCGTCATGCTGGAAGAGGGGTTGCAGCGCTTCGCCGACTGGTACCGGGAATTCCATGCGGTGGAGCCCGCCGGGACCGAGGCCCGATGA
- a CDS encoding GtrA family protein translates to MIRSAWGREAATAARFVLVGAANTAIGYGLILGWLHAGLGDYAANLAGFAMGLPISYALHRHLTFRARHRATAAEGLRYAAAFLVSYAANLAVVAMGRAAGFERSALVQGLAICVYAGVLFVLTRLTVFRARPERSLRES, encoded by the coding sequence ATGATCCGTTCCGCCTGGGGCCGGGAAGCGGCCACGGCCGCGCGGTTCGTGCTGGTCGGCGCGGCGAACACCGCCATCGGCTATGGCCTGATCCTGGGCTGGCTTCATGCGGGGCTGGGAGACTATGCCGCCAATCTTGCCGGTTTCGCGATGGGGTTGCCGATCTCCTACGCCTTGCACCGCCACCTGACCTTCCGCGCCCGCCACCGCGCCACCGCTGCCGAGGGGCTGCGCTACGCCGCGGCCTTTCTGGTGTCCTATGCCGCCAATCTCGCAGTGGTGGCGATGGGCCGCGCCGCGGGCTTCGAACGCAGCGCGCTGGTGCAGGGACTGGCGATCTGCGTCTACGCGGGCGTGCTCTTCGTGCTGACCCGCCTCACGGTCTTTCGCGCGCGACCAGAGAGATCACTTCGGGAAAGTTGA
- a CDS encoding Lrp/AsnC family transcriptional regulator encodes MPDAFDLRILTELQRDARISMPELSEAVGLSAPACYRRVRALREQGAIEREMALVSPRTMGWLVKMIVLVSLDTDKVRVVDDLVARLRQAREVIDVWYVTGDHDLVLQVVAQDMEHYDGFARRVLHGEEHVKAFKTLVVMQHPKRSAPLPPA; translated from the coding sequence ATGCCCGATGCGTTCGATCTGCGCATCCTCACCGAGCTTCAGCGCGATGCGCGAATCTCCATGCCCGAACTGTCGGAGGCGGTCGGGCTTTCGGCTCCGGCCTGCTACCGGCGGGTGCGGGCGCTGCGGGAGCAGGGGGCGATCGAGCGGGAGATGGCGCTGGTATCGCCGCGGACGATGGGATGGCTGGTCAAGATGATCGTGCTGGTCTCGCTCGATACCGACAAGGTGCGCGTGGTGGACGACCTGGTGGCCCGGCTGCGGCAGGCGCGCGAGGTGATCGATGTCTGGTACGTCACCGGGGACCATGACCTCGTGCTCCAGGTGGTCGCGCAGGACATGGAGCATTACGACGGTTTCGCCCGGCGCGTGCTGCACGGGGAGGAGCATGTGAAGGCGTTCAAGACGCTGGTGGTGATGCAGCACCCTAAGCGTTCGGCGCCGCTTCCGCCGGCCTGA
- a CDS encoding diguanylate cyclase encodes MRIATITNWAYGATVCLTIAAGIAMVLASNADRVEREAVIQRDRFDALAFEVESDEAQLTDQARLYAVTGNPSHEIVYNHALAALGPVEQRVARLKDNGAKEEELRSLAEGLRWAETLQDEQKAAIAAMKTGDDATARRIVFGAEYERELERVHFLLGRFRYMLDQRSDRTIEDASTASQRLRTVSEVMVGVTALLFLFVLGFVLKRRILKPVTTLSDVVNRLADQDYAVEPPQLSQIDEIGDMAHAIRIFRENGIERQRLERERDADWHVRDLLSRMTQRLQGCESVADLFEVVRLFAPKIAPNLAGRLYTLDDRLGMMACASEWQSPHGSDAAFTPDDCWALRRGQAHMPGGDIVDVPCKHVTPDAASATVCVPLTAQGETIGLLVLENLAETHGPGENIQAYIELMSETVGLALANLKLRDALHEKALFDALTGLRNRHELADTLRRHVAQADAARTQLSCLMVDIDHFKLLNDRYGHDAGDLTIRSVAGVLDNAVREEGVAFRYGGEEFLLLLPGFDEERALERARLIQERIAGMTLVHDGASLGRVTVSMGLATYPAHVPAHALIAKADAALLRAKEEGRDRVVAAVDRRDPGQAVPAN; translated from the coding sequence ATGCGCATAGCGACGATAACCAACTGGGCTTATGGGGCGACGGTATGCCTCACCATCGCCGCCGGTATCGCAATGGTCCTGGCGTCCAACGCCGACCGGGTGGAGCGCGAGGCAGTGATCCAGCGCGACCGGTTCGACGCGCTCGCCTTCGAGGTGGAAAGCGACGAGGCCCAGCTGACCGACCAGGCAAGGCTCTATGCGGTAACCGGTAACCCCAGCCACGAGATCGTCTACAATCACGCCCTCGCGGCGCTCGGCCCGGTCGAGCAGCGTGTCGCCCGGCTCAAGGACAATGGCGCGAAGGAGGAGGAACTGCGCTCTCTGGCTGAAGGGCTGCGCTGGGCCGAAACCCTGCAGGACGAACAGAAGGCCGCCATCGCCGCCATGAAGACGGGCGACGATGCCACCGCCCGGCGGATCGTGTTTGGCGCGGAGTACGAACGCGAGCTGGAACGCGTCCACTTCCTGCTCGGCCGCTTCCGCTACATGCTCGACCAGCGATCCGACCGCACGATCGAGGATGCCAGTACGGCCTCGCAGCGGCTGCGCACGGTGTCCGAAGTCATGGTGGGCGTGACCGCGCTGCTGTTTCTCTTCGTGCTGGGCTTCGTGCTCAAGCGCCGTATCCTCAAGCCGGTCACCACCCTGAGCGACGTGGTGAACCGCCTGGCCGATCAGGATTATGCGGTAGAGCCGCCCCAGCTTTCCCAGATCGACGAGATCGGCGACATGGCTCACGCCATCCGCATCTTCCGCGAGAACGGCATAGAGCGCCAGCGGCTGGAACGGGAGCGCGACGCGGACTGGCATGTGCGCGACCTGCTTTCCCGCATGACCCAGCGCCTCCAGGGCTGCGAATCCGTGGCGGACCTGTTCGAGGTGGTGCGCCTTTTCGCACCGAAGATCGCACCGAACCTTGCCGGGCGGCTCTACACCCTCGATGACCGGCTGGGCATGATGGCCTGCGCGTCCGAGTGGCAATCGCCCCACGGCAGCGACGCCGCCTTCACCCCGGACGATTGCTGGGCGCTGCGGCGCGGGCAGGCGCACATGCCGGGCGGGGATATCGTGGACGTGCCGTGCAAGCACGTCACGCCCGATGCGGCCTCGGCAACGGTATGCGTGCCGCTGACCGCGCAGGGCGAGACGATCGGGCTGCTGGTGCTGGAGAACCTGGCCGAGACGCACGGGCCGGGAGAGAACATCCAAGCCTATATCGAGCTGATGTCGGAGACGGTGGGGCTGGCGCTCGCCAATCTCAAGCTGCGGGATGCCTTGCACGAGAAGGCGCTGTTCGACGCCCTCACCGGGCTGCGCAACCGCCACGAGCTGGCGGACACCTTGCGCCGCCACGTTGCCCAGGCCGATGCCGCCCGGACGCAGCTCAGCTGCCTGATGGTGGATATCGACCATTTCAAGCTGCTCAACGACCGTTACGGCCACGATGCCGGAGACCTGACGATCCGTTCGGTGGCGGGCGTGCTGGACAATGCCGTGCGCGAGGAAGGCGTGGCCTTCCGCTACGGCGGCGAGGAGTTCCTGCTACTGCTCCCCGGTTTCGACGAGGAGCGCGCGCTGGAGCGGGCACGGCTGATCCAGGAGCGTATAGCGGGGATGACGCTCGTCCATGACGGCGCATCGCTCGGCCGGGTGACTGTCTCGATGGGGCTGGCCACTTATCCTGCGCATGTGCCCGCCCATGCGCTGATCGCCAAGGCGGATGCGGCTCTGCTGCGGGCGAAGGAGGAAGGCCGGGATCGCGTGGTTGCCGCGGTCGATCGCCGCGATCCGGGGCAGGCCGTTCCGGCGAACTGA